Proteins from a single region of Abyssalbus ytuae:
- a CDS encoding FecR family protein — protein MKRENLLAKWLSGDITPEELEALKKLEDLEVYEKIVKKTSQFKVPAYNKEEELKNVINKLNRTEPKVKKLIPWKAISGIAAAFVILIGSYFYLNSFSDTIISTQYAEKKTMQLPDNSEVTLNVGSEISFNKKHWEQKREVKLGGEAFFKVEKGEKFDVITTAGTISVVGTQFNVKNRKDFFEVLCYEGAVKVTYQNTEKILKRGDAFQVIKGKITQVLPFSNSKPRWMANQSLFTKIPYGLVLDEYQRTFNVKIETKNVDINYHFTGEFSHSDKELALKTITRPLNLKYKWVTFSKVIIYAGDSN, from the coding sequence ATGAAAAGAGAAAATTTATTAGCAAAATGGTTAAGCGGAGATATTACTCCCGAAGAGCTTGAAGCTTTAAAAAAGCTTGAAGACCTTGAGGTGTATGAAAAAATAGTAAAGAAAACTTCGCAATTTAAAGTACCTGCTTATAATAAAGAAGAGGAACTTAAAAATGTAATCAATAAACTAAACAGAACAGAACCTAAAGTAAAAAAACTTATTCCCTGGAAAGCTATTTCCGGTATTGCTGCTGCGTTTGTTATTTTAATAGGATCATATTTTTATCTGAACAGCTTTAGTGATACAATTATTTCAACCCAATATGCCGAGAAAAAAACGATGCAATTGCCTGATAATTCAGAAGTCACTTTAAATGTAGGCTCTGAAATATCATTCAACAAAAAACACTGGGAACAAAAGCGGGAAGTAAAACTAGGCGGTGAAGCTTTTTTTAAAGTGGAAAAAGGCGAAAAATTTGATGTTATTACCACGGCAGGGACAATTTCGGTGGTAGGAACTCAATTTAATGTCAAAAACAGGAAAGATTTTTTTGAAGTATTATGCTATGAAGGTGCCGTGAAAGTAACTTACCAAAATACGGAAAAAATCTTAAAACGGGGTGATGCTTTTCAGGTAATAAAAGGCAAAATTACACAGGTTTTACCTTTTTCCAATTCGAAGCCCCGATGGATGGCAAACCAGAGTTTATTTACAAAAATACCATACGGACTTGTTCTTGATGAATATCAAAGAACGTTCAATGTAAAAATAGAAACCAAAAATGTAGATATCAACTACCATTTTACAGGTGAGTTTTCTCATTCAGATAAAGAACTGGCGTTAAAGACAATAACCCGCCCGCTTAATCTGAAGTATAAATGGGTAACCTTTTCAAAAGTGATTATTTATGCAGGTGATTCTAACTAA
- a CDS encoding RNA polymerase sigma factor, with translation MQKEKQSVCNEIVFNKLFADYSNIIRNYIYYKCGDEEEANDIIQESFIKLWNNCASVPFAKAKAFLYTVANNLFLNNIAHKKVVLKYTLEKPQDSTAESPQFILEEKEYMEKLQNAIANLTEAQRTAFLLNRIDGKKYTEIAEILDISVKAVEKRIHGALVSLRKEIEKI, from the coding sequence ATGCAAAAAGAAAAGCAGTCTGTTTGTAATGAAATAGTTTTCAATAAATTATTTGCCGATTATAGTAATATTATAAGGAATTATATTTATTATAAATGCGGTGATGAAGAGGAAGCCAATGATATAATCCAGGAGTCTTTTATAAAACTGTGGAACAATTGTGCTTCTGTACCATTTGCCAAGGCAAAAGCTTTTTTATATACGGTAGCCAACAACCTTTTTTTAAATAATATAGCCCACAAGAAAGTGGTGTTAAAATATACTTTGGAAAAACCGCAGGACAGCACTGCTGAAAGCCCTCAATTTATTTTGGAGGAAAAAGAGTATATGGAAAAACTTCAAAATGCAATAGCAAATTTAACCGAAGCGCAACGAACAGCATTTTTATTAAATAGAATTGACGGGAAAAAATATACTGAAATTGCTGAAATTTTAGATATTTCTGTGAAAGCCGTTGAAAAAAGAATTCATGGGGCCCTGGTTAGTTTAAGAAAGGAAATTGAAAAAATTTAA